The Clostridiales bacterium genomic interval GATGCCCATGCATGCCGTATCGTTGCTACTCTTTGTCCCTGAAAATAGTGAAAAGCCGGAAAAGAGTACATTAATAAAATCGAAAGTTGAAAGAGGAATCAATGGTAATTTACAGGTGTTTTTAAAATGGAAGCCAAATGTTGAAGATGACTTCTTATATTATAGATTATTAAGGAGAAAAGAAGGTGAGAGTGAATTCAAAATAATAAGCGATAATACTTCATTAAATACTTCTATTTATATAGACATGGATGTAAAAGCAGGATGCTGCTATTATTATAAAATAATATCTATAAATGCATCGATGAAGGAAAGTAATCCTTCAGATGAATTTAAAATTACTATAATTTAGAAGGAAGGCATTATATAATGATAACAAAAATGGCTATGGCAAAATTGGAATTAGTAGATAAAAATACGAAAGGCTCCCAGATGGTTGCGGTGTTAAACAAACCGTATGATATATCTATACGTTATGCTAAAATTCCAGAGCCTAGTGACGATGAATTAAGAATAAAAATCAAATGGGTGGGTATTTGCGGTTCGGACCTTGAAACATATAGAGGTTTAAGATCTACGGATTTTATAACTACTCCTTCAAGGTTAGGTCATGAGGTGGCCGGCATTATCGATAAGGTAGGTTCTAAAGTAATAGGGCTAAAAAAGGGAGATAAAGTTACATGCAGGTATGTCTGGGGTGCTTTTGCACAATATATTGTTTGTAAACCATTTAATGTTAAAGTAGTACCTGATTATTTTCCATTGAAAGATGTTAGTTTAATGGAAATCCTGCCTGGTGTTATTCATGCGGCCAAATTGGGTGAGATCAATCAGACTAAAAATGTTTTAATTATGGGACAGGGCGTTAGCGGGCTTATATTAACACAGGTAATAAAGCTTTTCACCCCTAAAAACTTAGTGGTTACGGATTTATATGATAAAAAAATTAAGCTCGGTTTAAAGTATGGGGCATCAAGTGCATATAAAATTCCTAATGTCAATACGCCAACTATGGATATAGTTAAAAAAGACTTCCCAAATGGATTTGATGTTGTTATTCCATGTTTGCTTGAAGGTGATGGGATGGTTGATGCTATAGAATGTTGTTCAACATGCGGAAGAATAGTTATGTATGGTTGTATAGGTGTTTGCAATAAGCCCATTGACTTTTTTAAAGTACATAGAAAAAGACTTGAAATATATTCTACGGAACCGAGACGGGATATTGATATGAGAGAATTTTTTGAAATGGGAG includes:
- a CDS encoding alcohol dehydrogenase catalytic domain-containing protein, whose translation is MITKMAMAKLELVDKNTKGSQMVAVLNKPYDISIRYAKIPEPSDDELRIKIKWVGICGSDLETYRGLRSTDFITTPSRLGHEVAGIIDKVGSKVIGLKKGDKVTCRYVWGAFAQYIVCKPFNVKVVPDYFPLKDVSLMEILPGVIHAAKLGEINQTKNVLIMGQGVSGLILTQVIKLFTPKNLVVTDLYDKKIKLGLKYGASSAYKIPNVNTPTMDIVKKDFPNGFDVVIPCLLEGDGMVDAIECCSTCGRIVMYGCIGVCNKPIDFFKVHRKRLEIYSTEPRRDIDMREFFEMGVSMVKDGLVNTSEIVTHEFPLSKIDEAFKVRNTPDENTIHVLIDCEK